GGGGGACCGTGACCGCAAAGGGCCAGCGGGCAAAATCGGCTTTCTATACAAGGGTTTATGCGACTTTCAGCCCAAAACCCGGATCCGATCGATCAGAGAGCCAATCTGGCCCTGCCCGACGCCGCCACCGCCCACCCGACACCCGGTTGAGCGAAGCATCCCGCGCTGCCATTCTCTCGCCCATGTCAGAAGTCGTTGCCCTGTCGGGCGGAATTGGATCGGGAAAAAGCAGCGTCCTCGGCATGCTTGCCGAACTGGGCGCCACGGCGATCGATGCCGATGCCATCGTTCACCAGTTGCAGGCAGCCGGCACCCCGATGCTCGCGGCCATGGCCGAGGCTTTTGGTGACCACATCATCAAATCGGACGGGTCGCTGGATCGCGAAGCCGTCTCCGCAATCGTGTTTCGGGATGCCGACGCACGCAGCCGACTGGGCCTGATCGTGCATCCGCCGGTGGTCGCGGAAATGATGCGACAAGTCGAAGCGGCACGAGCAAACGGGGACCCGCTCGTTGTGCTCGATATCCCGCTGCTGTTCGAAGGCGCAAAGAACAAATCCGGAGCCGCGGTGGCGACCAAGTACGACGCCACGATCCTGGCCTGGGTACCGGTGGAAATTCAAATCGAACGCACGATCGCGCGCGACGGTTGCGACCGCGGCGAAGTGGAGCGGCGCATCGACGCCCAGCTGCCGATCGATGAAAAACGCGACATGGCGG
This window of the Myxococcales bacterium genome carries:
- a CDS encoding dephospho-CoA kinase, with protein sequence MSEASRAAILSPMSEVVALSGGIGSGKSSVLGMLAELGATAIDADAIVHQLQAAGTPMLAAMAEAFGDHIIKSDGSLDREAVSAIVFRDADARSRLGLIVHPPVVAEMMRQVEAARANGDPLVVLDIPLLFEGAKNKSGAAVATKYDATILAWVPVEIQIERTIARDGCDRGEVERRIDAQLPIDEKRDMADHVIDNSGSREATAAQVAALYRKLTEDGS